A single Mercenaria mercenaria strain notata chromosome 9, MADL_Memer_1, whole genome shotgun sequence DNA region contains:
- the LOC128559677 gene encoding trichohyalin-like, translating to MAEYLSERERRKIERQRRKEEEEERKLLEELDRELKENQEKATRDLKLQQEMIRREKREKLEWRREILQKQSQLKELEEKKTLIEERLTLMDEHPVINEDVEGSHIDNILPQSMVHDYSHRDEDSSDERSEESNQSDSSYTTLDELDNEQLVNLGIPKDTSSFIDSHETKLRTIEREIQWLESKEKECEQQNIEQVQHTDKIASGYRQKDESLEMSHRNITLRKQIEVRDKPIENSKHHIYDKDLKREDVTYKEDMEFKENLIMVKDPKNIN from the coding sequence ATGGCTGAATATTTATCAGAACGGGAAAGGAGAAAGATAGAAAGACAAAGAAGGAAAGAGGAGGAAGAAGAAAGAAAGTTGTTAGAAGAACTAGATAGAGAGTTGAAAGAAAATCAGGAGAAAGCAACAAGAGATTTAAAATTACAACAAGAGATGATAAGGAGAGAAAAACGTGAAAAGTTAGAATGGAGGagagaaattttacaaaaacaaagtcAGTTGAAAGAATTGGAAGAAAAGAAAACACTGATTGAAGAGAGACTCACATTAATGGATGAACATCCAGTTATCAATGAGGATGTCGAAGGAAGCCATATTGATaatatattaccacaaagtatggTGCATGATTATTCCCATAGGGATGAAGATTCAAGTGATGAAAGGAGTGAAGAAAGTAATCAAAGTGACTCTTCATATACTACCCTAGATGAATTAGATAATGAACAATTAGTTAACCTAGGTATTCCAAAAGACACCAGTTCCTTCATTGATAGTCACGAGACTAAATTAAGGACAATAGAAAGAGAAATACAGTGGTTAGAAAGCAAAGAAAAAGAATGTGAACAACAAAACATAGAACAAGTTCAACATACAGATAAAATCGCATCGGGTTACAGACAAAAAGATGAGAGTTTAGAAATGAGTCATAGAAACATAACACTCAGAAAACAGATTGAGGTCAGAGATAAACCGATAGAGAACAGCAAGCACCATATATATGATAAAGACTTAAAAAGAGAAGATGTTACATATAAAGAAGATATGGAGTTCAAGGAGAACCTAATTATGGTGAAAGACCCGAAGAACATAAACTGA